Within Peromyscus leucopus breed LL Stock chromosome 16_21, UCI_PerLeu_2.1, whole genome shotgun sequence, the genomic segment ATGGATATACCGCTTGACTGAGGGGAAAGGAAACACAGATCTCAGAACGGAAGGTTGGTCCCCACCAGCCCGCCCCTTCTCTACTCTCCCTGAGCTGTTTCCCCCTCAGAagtgaggactgaacctaggtcctctggcaTGCTAGGGAAGCAGGTCATctctgaactatatccccagacCCTTTGCTAACCTTTCTTTGCCCTGATGGTTGTTGAACTCACcctatagcccaggcaggccttgaatgtgaaatcctcctgcctcagcttcctgagcagctGGGATCACGGCCCTGCACTACTAGGCCCGAGTCAGCTTGGTTTTACGTCTGTCCTCTCATGTTCCTGACAGGCCGGCCTGACATGAGGACAGACCTCTTCTCCAGCTCATGCCCAGGGGGAATCATGCTGAAAGAGATGGGCCAGGGTTACCAGCGCTTTCTCCTCTACAGTGAGTGGTGGTACAAAGCGGGGGTGCCCAGGGAGACTGGAAGGCTAAAGGACCCCTTTCAGAGCAGGATGGGCATCTTCACCAGGTCCTTTGGAAACTGGCGGGCAGGGCTGAGAAGCAGGAATGTTGACCAGCCTGGCTGCTCCCTGTCCTTCCAGATCGATCACCACACCCTCCAGAGAAATGTGTGGAGGAATTCCAGTCTCTGGCCTCCTGCTTGGACTTCAGAGCTTTCTTAGTGACTCCCAGGAATCAAGGTGAGGGGTCGAAGTCTCCCAGGAGAGGTCTGGGAGTCACCAACTCTTCTGTGGGTATTGTAAAGAGCTCAGTGCAATGTCAGCAGAGGCTGTGGCCAAAGGCAGACATTATCAGAATGGGTACATTGACCCCTCTAATTTTCATGGACTAGAATGGCACCAGGATTGGATAAGAGCTGTGGAGTTACCAAGGAGGGCTCTGGGTGACTGGAAAGAggcttttgggggctggagagatggctcagaggttaagagcactggcttctcttccagagttcctgagttcaattcccagtaactacatggtagctcacaaccatctatcatgGGATCTGAGTCCCTCTTTTgccataaaggtgtacatgcagatagagcactcatatacataaaataatttttttttaaagaggcttttggtcagtagtggcacacacttttaatctagGCACTCAGGTGGCGGAGGTAGAAGAATTGCCataagtttgaagccaacctgttCTACACAGTTAGTTTCAGCTGGGGCTATATAGCGAGACTGTCTCTCAAAACTAAAAATTCtctgagtccttttttttttcaagacagagtttccctgagtttccctgtgtagctttgcgcctttcctggatctcactctgtagaccagatgggcctcaagctcacagagatccgcctggctctgcctcccgagtgctgggattaaaggcgtgcgccaccgcctgaCAGGTCTCTGagtctttagagcagtggttctcaacctcactaaggctgtgaccctttaatacagttcctcatgctgtggcgaCCTCCAgccgtaaaattatttttgttgccacttggtaactgtaactttgctactgttgtgaatcataatgtaaatatctgatatgcagggtatctgacatTTGACACCTGTGAAACAGTTGTTCAACACCCcccaaagggtcacaacccacaggttgagaaccactgctttagagacTACAGGGAGGAAAGGGCCTGGTATAGACAGAAGGGTCTCTTTCCCCGCTACCTGGACTTCCTTTCCAACCTctcatcctctccctcctcccctcagaGGCCTGCCAGCTGTCAGCAAGTGACCGGTAACTTCATAACTTCATCTGTGTCCCAGACCGCCAAGGTGGGAGCTGAGCTGCGAGGGGAGACGTTGGAGACTCTCCACTCCCTGTCAAGGTTAATAAAGATGGTTTTTCAGTCCTCATCTCCTGGATGTTGTCTGCAGACCTCAGTCACTTCTCCCCCAGGACGGAACCTCTGCCACCTAACACCCCCAGCTGTTAGGCATCAGGAAGGACACCGAGCAACACCTCTCACATTGTACTGGTATATTTAGGATTTAGTGTCGCACATTTATTGCTGAGTGAACAAATCCCTAGCCTGAGCGGAGATGGCAGGCACTGTGCCCACTGCCTGTCAGAACCCTTCTGAACTGGGCCTCGGGCCAATGTGGCCTCCACCATCCCTGTTTCTTCTGGATCCCACTGAGTACCAGACCCTCCCTGCAGGCACCATGACACCTGTAGCCCCTTCTAGAATCCCAGTCCCTCCCACCTCACAGCCCTACTCCCCTCTAGATGGCTCTGGTCCTAGGACCCAAGGGACTGCGTGGATCTCCCTGTCACCTCTTAATGCAGAGATCTCTGTCCTGCTTCTGGCCTGGTCCACTCCTGGGGTTGGAAAGGACCCTTTGGCCTTCATTCTccaccaattttattttattttgctcttaaAAACTGGAGGTGGGGGGAAGTTGGAGGTGGTCATTTAAACAGAGGTGGACAAACGTAAGAGGAAGAAATAACAGCTGGTGACTCAAATGGTGATGCCCCATCACGGTCACCCTAGACAGCCCCATCCGTCATCTGACAGGGGCTCCTGTGCCTTCACGCTCCTGGgtctcctccccatccctgaGGTCACTGTGCTTCCGATCTGGGTTTCCCCACCTTCCTCCTAAAGGCCACACCACTCTCTTCACCCTTTGCCCTCACCCTCACCCAGTCACAGCGCCCTTCCTGGACCTTCCATCGGCTCCCtggcccccctcccctgcccctcactCTCCCAAACAGTGGTCTCCTCATCCTCAACAGGTTCCCGGAGGCTGACAGCCAGCACCAGGGCCTGCAAGAGGCCAAAGAGGCAGGCGAAGTGCAGGGGGTGGGCAGTGAGCAGGCTCAGCACAGCGTGGAGCCCATGGAGGGCGGCCAGGAAACACAGCAGCCCGTGTAGCCAGAGGCCCACAGGTCCTCGAAGGCCCAAAGCGTCCAGGATAGCTCGAAGTGGCCTGGAGCACAGAGCCAGCAGGGCTGAGGCTAGCAGCTCCAGCAGGTGCAGGGTCAAGTTGGTAGAGATCTGCAGATACTCCTCTGGGTCCTGCAGGTAATGTGAGGGATCTCCCGGATCCCCCCGCAGCCAACGCAGCAACTTCTGACGTCGACCGGGCTTCTCCAAGAGGGCTTCTGGTCCAGTGGTGCCGAATCCCTCTTGGGGGGACACTCCAAGGCTCTTCATGCCACCTGAATCCACAGAATCCCATTCCCGTTTGGGAACGGCTCCTCCAGTCTCCAGCCTTGCGGACACTCGCACACCGGAGACAGTCTTGTCCCGCTTGAGGGAATCCTTGGTTTTGCTCTCCAGCTGGTCCACTTGGAGCTCGCTGCTCAGCTCTGGAGCAGCCCCAAGGGTCCTCGGTTTCCCCGAATCCTTGGTCTTGAGAGGCCCCACATCTCCCATTGTCTCTGGGGCACTGTCCCAGTCACTCCCTGAATTCTCGGGGGAGCTGTCCACCCATCTGGGTTCTGGGGCTGGCAAGTCAGCCTTTGCTGATTTTCTGCGGCCCCAAGGTCGAGGTAGCCAGCCACCAAGCCTTCGCAGGAACATGACTGAACTGTGTAATGAGCCCCCCAAATTTGCGACCCCTTCCTGACTCTACTAAAGATTCTCGGGATCTCCTCAGAAGCCGGAATCTGTTCCCGGTTCAGAATAGGTATCTGCTTGGTGATGTCGTCCTACTCTGAATTCAGAAAGAGATCAGGTAGCCCCAAGAGTGGCAGATGGCCTGCTTCCTTGTCAGTGGAGGGGAAAAGAAATCCATTTGCCACCCCACACACTCACAAGACTTCAAGGGCCTTATAAGGCCTGGATCTCCCCCACAACGTTCTGTTTTCAGATTTCCTTCCCAGCAGTCAGCACCCTAAGTTCACTCACCGAGGCCACACCCCAAGGTGCCCAAAAAGTGGGGGGAGGTGGTGATCCAtcgaagaaggaaggaaggaaggtggccCAGAGTCCTTCGGTCCTGACTTTGAGGAGCCTTAAACCGCTGCGCAAGGGAGCTCAAGGAACAGGAAGTCTCGGGTGAGAGGAAGACGGGATGGAAGTGTCGAGCGAACTCCAGTCAGTTACACACATTCCTAACTTAGGGAGCGATCGTTCCACAGAGGGGCCCCACTGTCCCGCGAGGGCGCAGCTGAGACGCGGCCTCCGCAAGGTCAGAACGGGGATGTCCTTGGAGAGCGCAGCCGTGGGGCTCAGTGCAGGCCTCTCCGGGGACCCAGGCGGCTGGGCGCTGCGCGCTGCGGGCTGCTCTGGGGCCCAGCGTCCGGAGAGCGGCCTCCCGGAGCCCTGCGAGCCCGGAAGCAGCTGTACCGGGTCGGGAGGGACCGACGGGGGCGGAGCCCCGCAACTCGTGAGGCGGACCCGGCGGAACGACCTCCCCCGTAGCCCCCGCGATTCACCAGCGCAGGCGTAGAGAGGAGCGCTTAAACCAGAACCTGAATCCAAGCCCAGTTCTGCTCTTCACCACCCACCTCTGACTCGGTGCTTCAGCCCTCGGTTCTTGTTTGCTTTAAAAGACAGAGTATCCCTACGTATATAGGTCAGGAAAGGCTGGGCATATATAGCCCAGGCCGGCTTTGCATTGGtcctttgcctctgcttccctaagGCTGCGCTATGGTTCCCTTCCCTTCGGGCTGCCCTGCGGCTCTTCTGCACGGCCCCgccactcctccatttctcacCTACTACTGCTGGTCCAGAAAGGTAAATAACAGGAGCCACGTGACTTAAGCAGCTGCCCTTTGCCCTTCCTGACCGGGATTTGAAAGCTTCCATGTTGCTAGCACTCGGTACGAGCATCACAAGTGGGTGTGGGTGCC encodes:
- the C16_21H6orf47 gene encoding uncharacterized protein C6orf47 homolog — translated: MFLRRLGGWLPRPWGRRKSAKADLPAPEPRWVDSSPENSGSDWDSAPETMGDVGPLKTKDSGKPRTLGAAPELSSELQVDQLESKTKDSLKRDKTVSGVRVSARLETGGAVPKREWDSVDSGGMKSLGVSPQEGFGTTGPEALLEKPGRRQKLLRWLRGDPGDPSHYLQDPEEYLQISTNLTLHLLELLASALLALCSRPLRAILDALGLRGPVGLWLHGLLCFLAALHGLHAVLSLLTAHPLHFACLFGLLQALVLAVSLREPVEDEETTVWESEGQGRGAREPMEGPGRAL